The proteins below are encoded in one region of Lactuca sativa cultivar Salinas chromosome 3, Lsat_Salinas_v11, whole genome shotgun sequence:
- the LOC111904611 gene encoding glucan endo-1,3-beta-glucosidase 11-like, with protein MEADAFQGRMGLVYTASRRRLIRIYNVDHEVLKAFKGSGIEIIIGLGNKFLRDISKTQDRATDWVKNNIEPFVPGNHIHGIAVENEVLGGGDQELWEVLLLAVKNTHIALDLLHLDNDFEVSSPHYDGVFASSFPPSARAFKETLVRSFINKIVQ; from the exons ATGGAGGCAGATGCGTTTCAAGGAAGGATGGGGTTGGTGTACACCGCAAGCAGAAGAAGATTGATTAG AATCTACAATGTCGATCATGAAGTTCTCAAAGCGTTCAAAGGATCGGGAATCGAGATCATTATCGGGCTAGGAAACAAATTCTTGAGAGATATAAGCAAAACCCAGGATCGAGCCACGGATTGGGTGAAAAACAACATCGAACCCTTCGTCCCCGGGAACCATATCCATGGAATTGCAGTCGAAAATGAGGTTCTAGGCGGCGGCGATCAGGAACTCTGGGAGGTCTTGCTACTGGCGGTGAAAAACACCCACATCGCTCTTGACCTCCTACACCTAGACAATGATTTTGAGGTTTCAAGCCCACATTATGATGGTGTATTTGCTAGTTCGTTCCCTCCATCAGCCAGGGCGTTTAAGGAAACCCTAGTTCGCTCCTTCATTAATAAGATTGTTCAATGA